One segment of Meriones unguiculatus strain TT.TT164.6M chromosome X, Bangor_MerUng_6.1, whole genome shotgun sequence DNA contains the following:
- the LOC110544536 gene encoding melanoma antigen preferentially expressed in tumors-like: protein MDAVVPNKLLDLAVQSLLSNESAAIQALEDIPRELFVPLFIAAFKGGHKSILSAMVKVWPFYCLHIGSLNIEGAHHELLKAMIVNLPVCPAQNSSPRRPKLRILDLRQVTYSRITCPEVSTKSPFCFHSCAYTENSITKIEGHLPLGNSGIETQSLRPVELLVDLFLDGSLVQKEFLDLLMGKVEESSGSLHVCCGDLHVDKLCSYKCTLKFLDLKYVDQFSVDKGSLSDINSILSRMAHLQSLSLFKVSFRSLSGKVFKNFLSHLHRMENLKELNLASFYLNNHLEKVLRFVPPGLDFLYLPFCNLSSRDYQFLSQSPQATHLKLLNLSNNTMHWNDFEAICTLLVNLSGTLQILELNNCLITDSAITVLIPALIRCTHLRVLGFASNPITMPILVNIMNNLTPLIELKYVIYPIPVHCFDDWPFQGSLDRRKLAIVQLQLKTMLELAQRNDMKWITYTE, encoded by the exons ATGGATGCAGTGGTCCCGAATAAACTGTTGGATCTTGCTGTGCAGAGTCTGCTGAGCAATGAGTCTGCAGCAATCCAAGCTCTGGAGGACATTCCAAGAGAGCTTTTTGTTCCATTGTTCATTGCTGCCTTCAAGGGTGGGCATAAGAGTATATTGAGTGCAATGGTTAAAGTTTGGCCCTTTTACTGTCTCCATATTGGCTCACTAAATATTGAGGGGGCTCACCATGAACTCCTGAAAGCCATGATTGTGAATCTTCCAGTATGTCCTGCACAGAACTCCTCTCCTAG GAGACCTAAATTGAGGATCCTAGATTTGAGACAAGTCACCTATTCTAGGATCACATGCCCTGAAGTCAGCACCAAATcacctttctgttttcattcttgTGCTTATACTGAAAACTCTATCACTAAAATAGAAGGACATCTTCCTTTAGGAAATTCAGGGATTGAGACTCAGTCACTGAGGCCTGTGGAATTACTAGTGGATCTTTTCCTCGATGGCTCCTTAGTGCAAAAGGAATTTTTGGATTTGCTTATGGGTAAAGTTGAGGAGAGTTCAGGGTCTTTGCATGTGTGCTGTGGAGATCTCCATGTTGATAAATTGTGTAGCTACAAATGTACCCTGAAATTTCTTGATCTCAAGTATGTTGATCAGTTTTCTGTTGATAAGGGCTCACTGAGTGATATCAACAGTATCCTGTCTCGGATGGCCCACCTACAAAGCCTTAGTCTGTTTAAAGTCTCTTTTAGATCTCTGAGTGggaaagtctttaaaaatttccTCAGTCACTTGCATCGAATGGAAAACCTCAAGGAACTCAACTTGGCTTCATTCTACCTTAACAATCACCTGGAAAAAGTACTCAG ATTCGTACCACCTGGCTTGGATTTCTTGTATCTGCCATTCTGTAATCTCTCGTCCAGAGACTACCAATTTCTGTCTCAGAGTCCTCAGGCCACCCACCTAAAGCTCTTGAATCTTAGTAACAACACAATGCATTGGAATGATTTTGAGGCCATTTGCACTCTTCTGGTAAATCTGTCCGGTACTCTTCAGATTCTAGAGCTAAATAATTGCCTTATAACTGATTCTGCAATCACTGTTCTTATCCCTGCCCTAATTAGATGCACCCATCTCCGTGTCCTGGGCTTTGCTTCTAACCCCATCACAATGCCTATCCTTGTCAATATCATGAATAATTTAACACCTTTGATAGAGCTAAAATATGTGATTTATCCTATCCCTGTACATTGCTTTGATGATTGGCCTTTTCAAGGCAGTTTAGACAGAAGGAAGCTTGCCATTGTACAGCTACAACTGAAGACGATGCTAGAGCTTGCGCAGCGCAATGACATGAAATGGATCACTTACACTGAGTAA